In the genome of Streptococcus oralis, one region contains:
- a CDS encoding thioredoxin, with translation MEQFLENIKDLEVTTVARAQEALDKKETATFFIGRKTCPYCRKFAGTLAGVVAETKAHIYFINSEEASQLNELQEFRSRYGIPTVPGFVHIADGQINVRCDSSMSAQEIKEFAGL, from the coding sequence ATGGAACAATTTTTAGAAAATATTAAAGATCTTGAAGTCACAACAGTAGCGCGTGCGCAAGAAGCTCTTGATAAAAAAGAAACTGCAACCTTCTTTATCGGTCGCAAAACTTGCCCTTACTGCCGTAAATTTGCAGGTACATTGGCTGGTGTCGTAGCTGAAACCAAAGCGCACATCTACTTTATCAACAGTGAAGAAGCAAGCCAACTCAATGAGTTGCAAGAATTCCGCTCACGCTACGGAATCCCAACAGTACCAGGCTTTGTTCACATTGCGGATGGACAAATCAATGTCCGTTGCGACTCTTCCATGTCCGCACAAGAAATCAAAGAATTTGCAGGATTGTAA